The following DNA comes from Nicotiana sylvestris chromosome 10, ASM39365v2, whole genome shotgun sequence.
tatgtccaaacgcccacttagaaTATAATATTTTAACTAAATATGGTATTAACTGGTATTTTCAATGGGTCGCGTAGATTatactattattttttttaatctatATGTAGTAGTGCATTTCCTTGACACAATGTAAGagctttttgtaattttttttaaataaataatttcttTAGTAAAATCCTAATTTTGCCGCGGGCCCCATGTACAATAATACCTGCAGATGAcactcctccccccccccctctccaaCCTTTCACCCCACGGTTGCAGTTGCTACTATTTCTTTCATAAACAAACGTAAAGTGGACTCTTCCATTCTCTCTCTTTCCCCTTTTTTTCCTCTTAAAAAAGGTTACATACTATACTACCCTGTTCATTTCATTTCCTACACTTCAAAATTCTCTAGAAAAAACCAGTTCTTTTCATCAAATAATCAAGAATTTCAAGAAACCATGAAGGATAGAGGCAAAGCTGCAGCTGTAGACAACAACTTGTTAGATTTCAATTACTCTATTTCATCAGATATGCCATGTACCAAACACCCAAATTCATCTACTGTTGGAATCTGCAGTTACTGTTTAAAAGAAAGAttggtaaatttggtatgtaCTGAGTGTGGTGAGCAAAGACTCTCTTCTTGTTCTTGTTCTGATgatatttcttcttcttataGAAACTCTTGTTCTGTTGAAGTTGGTAGTGTTGGTAGAATCTCATTTTTAttagaaaatgagaaaaataatGATCAAGATTTATCAACTCAGCAGTTACAAGCAGAACAAGTGATCTTGTTAAGAAGTAGCAGCAACTGTGTAGaaatcaagaaaaacaaaaatggtttTTGGAAAATCAAGAGAttgtttagaaagaaaagagaaaagggtaAAAATGGGGTTGATGAAAAAAGTGATATTTGTGTATCTGATGCAGCTATGGGAGTTTCAAGATCAAGATCATTATGTAGTTTTAGAGGTGATGATTTTGGTAGTGAATATAGATTTTCAAGTGCAAAAATATCTGATGTTACAGGTGGTTTGTTATTTGATTCTGATCATGAGCCAAGAAAGAGTGGTAgtaatttcaagaattttaatATTCCAAATAGGGGAAGTAATACCTTTCCTATTAAGGAAAGTGATTTTAGTACTACTATGGATGATTCAGCATTTATAGATTTGAAACTTGATTTATCATCATCAGAGCCAAGATCAGATTTTTATGGTAAAAGACTTAGTAATATTTCAGATTATGGATATGATTCTGCAGCTTCAATGGGGAATCTAAGAGGTGGATCTTGTAGAATTGATGAATATGACACAAGGATGAGAAgaggtagtagtagtagtaatggTAAAGGGAAGAAAGTGTGGAAATGGATTTTTAGAAAAACAAATTCAGATGGGAGGAAAAGTACAAGCAAAAGAGATGAAATTAATAGTAATTTGATTATTAAGTCTTAAGAGttcttgaaataagaaagatttGTAATGAACTCTTTTGGTTATGTTTTTTTTGTTCATAGCACTAGATTTGGTTTAGAAGGGGAGCTTTTGAGTAATGGTAACGGTTGTTTCCGTATGATTCGGAGATCACGCCTCTTGCAAAATGCAAGATAAGATTGCGGTATAAAATTTAATGTGATTCGATCGTTCTTTATATTCCGAGCAGCTTGAAGCTTAATGCACCGAGCTACTTTTGGCACTAGAGGGCCATTTTAAATAGGAAGCAAGACTTTGTAATAGTAAGAAAAGTAAATATATACAAACTTTACCTATTTCTCTGCTTttatttgcttttcttttttctttttctctaagGTTGATTCTCTTCTATATGCTTTATTTTTTCTTGTAGATTtaaaaaatacacacacaaaaAGCTGTTCTCTTtggctttttattttttattttccccCTTTTCTTAATTATGTTTGTTGGTGTACATAGTACATTTTATGCTCATTATAAGTTTGGGGAGAAGCTAATAGAAATTCAACAAGGTAACCATCTCAAGAAAGGTATTATCCTGTCTCTAATTCAACATTGATTTTGATAATtatcttttactttaattttgcATTGTCATAAAAAAAATGTTGTATAATTGTTTTGTTTTTTAGTACTTGAAAGTGATAATAGCTCATTAGCTCTATTATATTACTCTTGTTAACTTGATCGTCAAATTTGATCAAATTATTCAGTTTAATAATAATCGGATCAATGAACTAGGTTCCAACCTTAAAATTCTTATAAaattaatgaactttttaaaacaaaaacagGGTCTAGGCAAAAGTTATTGCGTTAACGTAAACTCGTACTTATTGTACTAGATCCGGCCCCGGATGCCGAGGGGTGGTTGAAATTCTTTCATGTTTAACTAGAGTTCTTGCGCTCACTTTAAGGTGCGCTCTACACCCCTTACTAAATATACCATGCACGAATTAAAATTAGTTGAGTCAGTAAACTTCGAAAAAGCACAAGAGTAAACAAAAAAGACAATCCAAGGAAAGAAAAAAATGGAGAACATATTTTAAAACACttattaaatttaattttaatgcACAGTGCATTAAAATTATACTCATATTTTGTAGATTTTGGATGTATGAAATCTGAATGAATGGCATGAATGTAGGTC
Coding sequences within:
- the LOC104227471 gene encoding uncharacterized protein produces the protein MKDRGKAAAVDNNLLDFNYSISSDMPCTKHPNSSTVGICSYCLKERLVNLVCTECGEQRLSSCSCSDDISSSYRNSCSVEVGSVGRISFLLENEKNNDQDLSTQQLQAEQVILLRSSSNCVEIKKNKNGFWKIKRLFRKKREKGKNGVDEKSDICVSDAAMGVSRSRSLCSFRGDDFGSEYRFSSAKISDVTGGLLFDSDHEPRKSGSNFKNFNIPNRGSNTFPIKESDFSTTMDDSAFIDLKLDLSSSEPRSDFYGKRLSNISDYGYDSAASMGNLRGGSCRIDEYDTRMRRGSSSSNGKGKKVWKWIFRKTNSDGRKSTSKRDEINSNLIIKS